From a single Collimonas pratensis genomic region:
- a CDS encoding LysR family transcriptional regulator, whose product MNLFEAMKVFVKVTETGSLSGAARMLKLSNPSVTRHVADLEAYLGARLLNRSTRRISLTDTGSAYLERCKQVLADLEQATLVAGMHAANPSGVLRINAPLSFSVHHLGRVLPLYAERYPNVELDVTLSDRVVDLVEEGFDLAIRIGKLQNSSLVMRRLVAARVLTCAAPAYLAQHGVPLHPDDLARHKCLTYAYSQPDNEWRFQRDGKSHTVRIHGGLHCNNGDLLLAAALSGMGIIRQPTFIIGDAIRDGRLQPLLTGYQGDELAIHAVYPSRQHLSAKVRTFVDFLAQQFGDVPAWDRDLPI is encoded by the coding sequence ATGAACCTGTTCGAAGCCATGAAAGTGTTTGTCAAAGTCACCGAAACCGGCAGCCTGTCCGGCGCCGCCCGTATGCTCAAGCTATCCAATCCGTCGGTGACGCGGCATGTCGCCGACTTGGAAGCCTACCTTGGCGCGCGCCTGCTGAACCGCAGCACCCGTCGCATCAGCCTGACCGACACCGGCAGCGCCTATCTCGAACGCTGCAAGCAAGTACTCGCTGACCTGGAGCAGGCGACGCTCGTAGCCGGCATGCATGCGGCCAATCCCAGCGGCGTCTTGCGCATCAATGCGCCTTTGTCATTTTCGGTGCACCACCTGGGACGCGTACTGCCGTTATATGCGGAACGCTATCCCAATGTCGAACTGGATGTGACCTTGTCGGACCGGGTGGTGGATCTGGTAGAGGAAGGTTTCGACCTGGCGATCCGCATCGGCAAGCTGCAGAACTCCAGCCTGGTCATGCGGCGGCTGGTAGCGGCGCGCGTGCTCACCTGCGCCGCACCAGCCTATCTGGCACAACACGGCGTACCGCTGCATCCTGATGACCTGGCGCGGCACAAATGCCTGACTTACGCCTACAGCCAGCCGGATAACGAATGGCGCTTTCAACGCGACGGCAAAAGCCACACCGTGCGTATACATGGCGGCCTGCATTGCAATAACGGCGACCTGCTGCTGGCGGCGGCTTTGTCCGGCATGGGCATCATCCGCCAGCCGACCTTCATCATCGGCGACGCCATCCGCGACGGCCGCCTGCAGCCGCTGCTGACCGGCTATCAAGGCGACGAGCTGGCGATCCACGCGGTCTATCCGAGCCGCCAGCACCTGTCAGCCAAGGTGCGTACTTTTGTCGATTTCCTGGCACAGCAGTTCGGCGATGTGCCCGCCTGGGACCGCGATCTCCCCATATGA